Genomic segment of Neofelis nebulosa isolate mNeoNeb1 chromosome 17, mNeoNeb1.pri, whole genome shotgun sequence:
TACCATCTGGGAGGCGGGAGCCGTGGAGATGCCCACTGGGACAGAGGCTtggccaggtgggggtggggccagcaGTTGCAGCGTGGCACCGCCTCCCCCACCACTGCTATTCTCCAGCAGTTCAGCGGCGGGAGCACTGCGGATGATGAGCAGTTTCTGTCCCGGCGGACCAGGGGCAGGTGGCTCAGCCAGCCCAGGGGGTAGCGTCTCGACCTCCTGCACACACAGCTGGGTCTGCTCCCCATCTGCCCCGCTCAGCACCAGGACGCTCTGCAAGCCCTCGTCCGTCTGCAGCGTCTCAAAGAGCACATCCTGGACGACACCAGTACCGGCCTCACCGTCACCTGGCTCCCCAGGGCCGGGACCGGCCAGCAAATCCTCGGCCGCACCGCTCTGAACCACCAGCAGATTGGGGGCCTCCGTGGTCACAGCTGCCCCGCTGGGATTGGACAGCTGGCCTGCCACAGGCTGGAGCTGCACCGTGGTCACCTCCTGGGCCGGCTGGAGCTGGACCGTGGTCACCTCCTGGGCCGGCTGGAGCTGGACCGTGGTCACTTCCGGGGCTGGCCGGAGGGGCTGGAGCTGGACCCCGCTCACTTCCTgtgcccccgcctccccaccccccacattctGCAGGACGATGaggctctgccctcccccgctggcCCCTGCGTTGCCCCCTCCCTGAACCCCTAGTCCCCCAGGACCTGGCAGCCATACGACTCCAGGCCCCTGCCCAGATTTCCCAGCTGCCCGTGGGCCCTGCCTGCCACGGCTGCTCCCCGCCGCAGTGCCCGAGGAGGGCAGCAGGATGAGCTTGGCGGgagcgggtgggggcgggggcgcggggggctgCACGCTGCTGGGGATGAGCTGGAGGCCCTGGGCGGTCTGCACCAGGAGAAACGTCTGGGAGTTGGGGGCTGCCTgacccgggggcggggccggggccgggccccCGGCCACCTCGAGGGAGAGCGtggcctggaggtgggggagaacgTGGACGTCTTGGGTGGCAGGTGGGGCCGGAGCGGcggccggcggggcggggggctgcgAGCCGGCGGCAGGGGCCGCGGGGGCCGGGGCGTGCGTCCTCAGGTGCCGCTGCAGGTAGGCGGCCATGACAAAGCTGCGGCCGCAGATGGGGCAGGAGAAGGGGCGCTCGGCCGAGTGGGTGCGCTGGTGCAGCAGCAGGTTGGACGAGTGCGTGAAGGTCTTGGGGCAGAGCGGGCAGCGGAAGGGCCGCTCGCCCGTGTGCACGCGCTGGTGCTGCCGCAGGTTGGAGGTCTGCGCGAAGCTCTTGCCGCAGACGCCGCAGGCGTGCGGCCGCTCGCCCGTGTGCACGTGCCGGTGGCGCCGCAGGCACGACGTGTTGCGGAAGGCCTTGCCGCACTCCCCGCAGGCGTACGGCCGCTCGCCCGAGTGCAGCCGCAGGTGGTACTGGTAGTGCGACGACCACTTGAAGGTGAGGCCGCACTGGCCGCAGGTGAAGGCCCGCAGGCCGGTGTGCACGCGCTGGTGGATGGCGAGCAGCGACGAGCGCTTGAAGGCCTTGCCGCACTCGCCGCACTGGTAGGGCCGCTCGCCCGTGTGGTCCCGGAGGTGGTAGCGCAGCCCCGAGGAGCCCTTGAAGGCCTTGCCGCACTCGGCGCATTTGTAGGGCCGCTCGGCACAAGccggcgcgggcgcgggcgccgGCGCGGcaggggcggcggcggccggggccaggggctcctgggggcaggTGACCTCGGCGGCCTCCGCCTGGGGGGGCGGGCGCCCCGCGGCCGCCTCTTCCACGTGGCACTGCTGGTGCGCCAGGAGGCTGGCCAGCTGCGGGAAGGCGCCGTCGCAGCTGCCGCAGCGGAACGCCTGCCCGCCGGCCGCCCCGTGGCTGTGCTGGTGGCGGGAGAGGCCGGCCACCGTCCGGAAGGACTTCCCGCACGGGAGGCAGGCGAAgcccggggcggcggcggcggcaggcgGGGGCTGCGGCGGAGGGGCCGGCGGGGACCGCGAGGGCGGCGGGGCAGCGTCCGCCTTGGGCGCCGCGGTGGCCTGCCCGTCCTGGGGCGGCGTCGCCGCCTCGGGCCCCGGGCAGGGCTGGTGCTCCAAGAGCAGCTCCTCGCTGCCGAAGCCCAGCTCGCAGCCATCGCAGCGGTACACCAGCTCCACCGTGGTCTCTGCCGCGGCCAGGAAGAGCTCGGGCACCacgggcgggggcgcggggggcgggggcggcgcgggcGCGTGCAGGTAGGCGTCGGACACCAAGACCTTGGCGCCGGGCTCGTGctgcggcggggcgggggcggcggcggccgccgccCCGTGGGCGCGCTGGTGCAGCAGCAGGTTGGACGAGTGCGTGAAGGTCTTGGGGCAGAGCGGGCAGCGGAAGGGCCGCTCGCCCGTGTGCACGCGCTGGTGCTGCCGCAGGTTGGTGCTCTGGGTAAAGCTCTTGCCGCAGACGCCGCAGGTGTAGGGCCGCTCGCCCGTGTGCACGTGCCGGTGGCGCCGCAGGCTGGACGAGTTCTTGAAGGCCTTGGGGCAGTCGGGGCACGGGTAGGGCCGCTCGCCCGTGTGCTGCCGCAGGTGGTACTGGTAGTGCGACGACCACTTGAAGGCCAGGCCGCACTGGCCGCAGGTGAAGGCCCGCAGGCCGGTGTGCACGCTGCGGTGGATCTGCAGCAGCGACGAGCGCTTGAAGGCCTTGGGGCAGTCGGGGCACTGGTAGGGCCGCTCGCCCGTGTGGCCCCGCTGGTGGTAGAGCAGGGCCGAGGAGCCCTTGAAGGCCTTGGGGCACTCGGGGCACTTGTAGGGCCGCTCGCCGGTGTGCGTGCGCTGGTGGTGGAGGAGCCGGGACGACCACCGGAACGACTTGCCGCACTCCCCGCACTCGTACTGGGCCGTcggggcgggggccgcggggcCCGGCTTCTCCGCCGGCCCCTCGGAGGTGGAGGCGGGCGCCATGTCCGCGTGGGAGCCGACCATCACACCTGGTGGGGGACTCGGCGTCAGGGGAAGGCGGGACCCCATCCCACCTCCGCCCCAACACCGGTCCTCTCAACCTGGACGCACACATTCGCCCTGGAAGCGGCAGAGGGTGCGTCCCCGGCCCACGCGTGCCGCAGGACGCCTCCCTCAGGATTAGGGGCCCCCGGTGGCCCAGGGCTGCGCCAAAGCAAGACCTTAGGTGCCAACGCAGAAACTTCTGGCAAACTGGGAGGAGTGCTCACCGGCTACAGCATGCTGGTCATCCCCTCGCCAGGAGGCTGGACAAGTGTGAGAAGGCTGGGCGTGGTCTTTAGGAGGCCAAGCACGTACTTTAGGGCCAAGCTCCTCCCCTCTAAAGACAGACACTGTCCCTGAGGATGGCCTGGGCTCTCTCTACCACCCCGGCTTCTGATGCCTGAGCCCGCTCCCTCTGAGGAGCTCATCGTCCACCCTGCCTCAACGCCAGTTCCCAGCCACTGTAACTAGAGCCCCTTCGAGCATTCCACACTCCACCCCCCACTGCTGCTTGCCTATTTCCTCTCCACATTAATCGAAAATCCCTAGACTCCACCAGATCCATAGCCACGCTGCACCTTCCACACCCATCCACCTCCTCGCTTCCTGCCTGCCTTCggtctccctttaaaaaaaaataaataaataaataaaataaaattttttttgttttttgttttttttaaataacttccaCACCCAGCATAGGGCCCGAACTGACAACTCCGAggccaagagtcacatgctttaccacggagccagccaggcacccctagtccgGGTCTCCCTCTGCACTCATGCCCACGAATCTCCAAGTTCCCGGCACTGCTCATACCTGCATTTTTCTAGTCCATTCACTCCCACCCAACAGGTGGTACTCAGACATGTTTCTGTTCCCCTCaaacctctcctctcccctcctgcttTTAGCAGGTGATCCTGCCATTGATTTGGTCACTGAAAACATAAATGCAATCAGAAGAGAATGTCGCCCCATCCCAACCACTGTAGCGGTGATTCTCAAGGAGATCGACTCTCCCaccccaggggacatctggcagAGCCTGCAGACGCTAAGTTGTCACGACTGGAGGGGccggtgctcctggcatctagcGAGGGGGGCACCAGGGATACTGGTCGACACCCTACAGTGCATGGGACGGCCCAGCACAGCAAAGAATGCTCCAGTCCCAAACGGCAgcagtgctgaggctgagaatcCATGCACCAccctcccacctgcctgcctCTGGCCCACGGACTCGGACTTCCCACCTActttcctcctctcctgggcCATTCCCATCTGGGTACCCACAAGCTGCACCTCCCTTAACAAccaacaggggcatctgggtggctcagttggcaagcactgactcttgattttggctcaggtcatgatctcatggtccgtgggtttga
This window contains:
- the ZNF628 gene encoding zinc finger protein 628 isoform X2, encoding MVGSHADMAPASTSEGPAEKPGPAAPAPTAQYECGECGKSFRWSSRLLHHQRTHTGERPYKCPECPKAFKGSSALLYHQRGHTGERPYQCPDCPKAFKRSSLLQIHRSVHTGLRAFTCGQCGLAFKWSSHYQYHLRQHTGERPYPCPDCPKAFKNSSSLRRHRHVHTGERPYTCGVCGKSFTQSTNLRQHQRVHTGERPFRCPLCPKTFTHSSNLLLHQRAHGAAAAAAPAPPQHEPGAKVLVSDAYLHAPAPPPPPAPPPVVPELFLAAAETTVELVYRCDGCELGFGSEELLLEHQPCPGPEAATPPQDGQATAAPKADAAPPPSRSPPAPPPQPPPAAAAAPGFACLPCGKSFRTVAGLSRHQHSHGAAGGQAFRCGSCDGAFPQLASLLAHQQCHVEEAAAGRPPPQAEAAEVTCPQEPLAPAAAAPAAPAPAPAPACAERPYKCAECGKAFKGSSGLRYHLRDHTGERPYQCGECGKAFKRSSLLAIHQRVHTGLRAFTCGQCGLTFKWSSHYQYHLRLHSGERPYACGECGKAFRNTSCLRRHRHVHTGERPHACGVCGKSFAQTSNLRQHQRVHTGERPFRCPLCPKTFTHSSNLLLHQRTHSAERPFSCPICGRSFVMAAYLQRHLRTHAPAPAAPAAGSQPPAPPAAAPAPPATQDVHVLPHLQATLSLEVAGGPAPAPPPGQAAPNSQTFLLVQTAQGLQLIPSSVQPPAPPPPPAPAKLILLPSSGTAAGSSRGRQGPRAAGKSGQGPGVVWLPGPGGLGVQGGGNAGASGGGQSLIVLQNVGGGEAGAQEVSGVQLQPLRPAPEVTTVQLQPAQEVTTVQLQPAQEVTTVQLQPVAGQLSNPSGAAVTTEAPNLLVVQSGAAEDLLAGPGPGEPGDGEAGTGVVQDVLFETLQTDEGLQSVLVLSGADGEQTQLCVQEVETLPPGLAEPPAPGPPGQKLLIIRSAPAAELLENSSGGGGGATLQLLAPPPPGQASVPVGISTAPASQMVQVVPTGTAPGGMAPQTLPSIQIVQTLPAVQLVHTF
- the ZNF628 gene encoding zinc finger protein 628 isoform X1; protein product: MGSRLPLTPSPPPGVMVGSHADMAPASTSEGPAEKPGPAAPAPTAQYECGECGKSFRWSSRLLHHQRTHTGERPYKCPECPKAFKGSSALLYHQRGHTGERPYQCPDCPKAFKRSSLLQIHRSVHTGLRAFTCGQCGLAFKWSSHYQYHLRQHTGERPYPCPDCPKAFKNSSSLRRHRHVHTGERPYTCGVCGKSFTQSTNLRQHQRVHTGERPFRCPLCPKTFTHSSNLLLHQRAHGAAAAAAPAPPQHEPGAKVLVSDAYLHAPAPPPPPAPPPVVPELFLAAAETTVELVYRCDGCELGFGSEELLLEHQPCPGPEAATPPQDGQATAAPKADAAPPPSRSPPAPPPQPPPAAAAAPGFACLPCGKSFRTVAGLSRHQHSHGAAGGQAFRCGSCDGAFPQLASLLAHQQCHVEEAAAGRPPPQAEAAEVTCPQEPLAPAAAAPAAPAPAPAPACAERPYKCAECGKAFKGSSGLRYHLRDHTGERPYQCGECGKAFKRSSLLAIHQRVHTGLRAFTCGQCGLTFKWSSHYQYHLRLHSGERPYACGECGKAFRNTSCLRRHRHVHTGERPHACGVCGKSFAQTSNLRQHQRVHTGERPFRCPLCPKTFTHSSNLLLHQRTHSAERPFSCPICGRSFVMAAYLQRHLRTHAPAPAAPAAGSQPPAPPAAAPAPPATQDVHVLPHLQATLSLEVAGGPAPAPPPGQAAPNSQTFLLVQTAQGLQLIPSSVQPPAPPPPPAPAKLILLPSSGTAAGSSRGRQGPRAAGKSGQGPGVVWLPGPGGLGVQGGGNAGASGGGQSLIVLQNVGGGEAGAQEVSGVQLQPLRPAPEVTTVQLQPAQEVTTVQLQPAQEVTTVQLQPVAGQLSNPSGAAVTTEAPNLLVVQSGAAEDLLAGPGPGEPGDGEAGTGVVQDVLFETLQTDEGLQSVLVLSGADGEQTQLCVQEVETLPPGLAEPPAPGPPGQKLLIIRSAPAAELLENSSGGGGGATLQLLAPPPPGQASVPVGISTAPASQMVQVVPTGTAPGGMAPQTLPSIQIVQTLPAVQLVHTF